One window of Nitrososphaerota archaeon genomic DNA carries:
- a CDS encoding aminopeptidase, with protein MVSKIKIKKVAEIVVKCINLKIGENVLIRGNNYFQNIIEEIALEIAKNGGIPYFSTQSDNYLKRYYESVPIEYIRKTPQHLLGMTEKTDIIINMDFFKDPITATKIPRDKIEAHTEANQPIRDIIYEKGKKWLYLGWPTPEAAKYFKISLRKLEDIIINGILIDYNKLNEKCMKIANAFKETVKIHAIDNKGTNLYLKINGRRINLDDGIISDEDISIGEVGANLPAGEVFIAPIEEYGEGTLFCPLTRDRFTGKIIKDALLVFKNGKIVLEESNAKKNFDHLKDTVEKCMKIDEKRYSKIGANNICELGIGLNPHIKKAIGYILTDEKIEGSIHVAIGENRGYGGNIASSLHWDFVTSPKITLEIEKKNGEKITIMENGKILI; from the coding sequence ATGGTTAGTAAAATAAAAATTAAAAAAGTTGCTGAAATAGTTGTAAAATGTATAAATTTAAAAATTGGAGAAAATGTTTTAATTCGTGGAAATAATTATTTTCAAAATATTATTGAAGAAATAGCTTTAGAAATAGCTAAAAATGGAGGAATACCTTATTTTTCAACTCAAAGCGATAATTACCTTAAAAGATATTATGAATCAGTACCTATAGAATACATTAGGAAAACACCACAACATTTATTAGGAATGACAGAAAAAACAGATATAATAATAAATATGGACTTTTTCAAAGACCCTATAACAGCTACTAAAATTCCAAGAGATAAAATTGAAGCACATACTGAAGCAAATCAACCCATTAGAGATATCATTTATGAAAAGGGGAAGAAATGGTTATATTTAGGTTGGCCAACTCCTGAAGCAGCAAAATATTTTAAAATATCTCTTAGAAAATTAGAAGATATAATAATAAATGGAATATTAATAGATTATAATAAGCTTAATGAAAAATGCATGAAAATTGCTAATGCATTTAAAGAAACTGTAAAAATTCATGCGATAGATAATAAAGGAACTAATTTATATTTAAAAATAAATGGTAGAAGAATAAATTTAGATGATGGAATTATAAGTGATGAAGATATTTCTATTGGAGAAGTAGGAGCAAATCTTCCAGCAGGAGAAGTATTTATTGCTCCTATTGAAGAATATGGAGAAGGAACTTTATTTTGTCCATTAACAAGAGATAGATTTACAGGTAAAATTATTAAAGATGCTTTATTAGTTTTCAAAAATGGAAAAATTGTTTTAGAAGAAAGCAATGCAAAGAAAAATTTTGATCATTTGAAAGATACTGTAGAGAAATGTATGAAAATTGATGAAAAAAGATATTCAAAAATAGGAGCAAATAATATTTGTGAATTGGGAATAGGTTTAAATCCACATATTAAAAAAGCTATAGGATATATTTTAACTGATGAAAAAATTGAAGGTTCAATACATGTTGCTATAGGAGAAAATAGAGGATATGGAGGGAATATAGCATCTTCACTCCATTGGGATTTTGTTACTTCTCCAAAAATTACATTGGAAATTGAAAAGAAGAATGGAGAAAAAATAACAATAATGGAAAATGGAAAAATATTAATCTAA